In the genome of Paenibacillus sp. FSL R5-0766, one region contains:
- a CDS encoding type 1 glutamine amidotransferase domain-containing protein has product MRLTGKKVIALVDEEFEDLELWYPVHRVREEGAEVHLAGEKKGKTYIGKYGVPAEAEYSFDELDSSDYDGILVPGGWAPDKLRRYPKVLELVKEMNADRKPIGQICHAGWVLISAKILDGVTVTSTPGIRDDMENAGAIWKDEAVVVDGHIISARRPPDLPPYGKAFCDALADK; this is encoded by the coding sequence ATGAGATTAACCGGTAAAAAAGTCATCGCTCTGGTCGATGAAGAATTCGAGGATTTGGAATTGTGGTACCCTGTACATCGGGTTCGTGAAGAAGGTGCAGAAGTGCATCTTGCTGGAGAGAAAAAAGGAAAAACCTATATTGGCAAATACGGTGTGCCTGCTGAAGCCGAATACAGTTTCGATGAACTCGACAGTTCAGATTACGATGGTATTCTCGTGCCAGGCGGCTGGGCGCCAGACAAGCTGCGTCGTTATCCCAAAGTACTGGAGCTTGTGAAGGAAATGAATGCAGACCGGAAACCGATTGGACAGATCTGTCATGCGGGTTGGGTACTGATTTCTGCCAAAATTCTGGACGGGGTTACAGTAACCTCTACACCAGGCATTCGGGATGACATGGAAAATGCAGGTGCGATCTGGAAAGATGAAGCCGTTGTTGTTGATGGACATATCATCTCAGCACGTCGTCCGCCTGACCTTCCTCCTTATGGCAAGGCATTCTGTGATGCACTCGCTGACAAGTAA
- the acsA gene encoding acetate--CoA ligase — MSQAHGEMLQTVVSESNLGDYTEARSRFDWESVERHFTWHASGKVNMAHEAIDRHVLEGRGGKTALLYSDASREEAYTFADLSEQSSRFGNVLRKYGITKGERVFIFMPRSPELYFSLLGILKAGAIAGPLFEAFMETAVKDRLEDSGAVALVTTPELLKRIKRSELPELKHIFIVGGGAQTEEGLIDFDSEMSAASDEMEVEWLNREDGLLIHYTSGSTGKPKGVYHVQNAMIQHYYTGKVVLDLREDDVYWCTADPGWVTGTSYGIFAPWLNGVTNVIRGGRFSPQDWYSTIQKNKVTIWYSAPTAFRMLMGAGEETIAQFDLSSLRHVMSVGEPLNPEVVRWGWKAYGQRIHDTWWMTETGAQLICNYPGMPIKPGSMGRPLPGIEAAIIDDRGQELPPYSMGNLAIRAPWPSMMAKIWNNPVKYEEYFRLTGWYVSGDSAYMDEEGYFWFQGRIDDVINSSGERIGPFEVESKLVEHPAVAEAGVIGKPDVTRGEIIKAFVALREGYEATPELKEEIYRFVKEGLSAHAAPREIEFKDKLPKTRSGKIMRRVLKAWELDLPTGDLSTIED, encoded by the coding sequence ATGAGTCAAGCACATGGTGAGATGCTGCAAACGGTTGTGTCTGAATCTAATCTGGGCGATTACACGGAGGCGAGAAGCCGGTTCGATTGGGAATCGGTGGAAAGGCACTTTACGTGGCACGCCAGCGGAAAAGTAAACATGGCGCATGAAGCGATTGATCGTCATGTACTGGAAGGAAGGGGCGGGAAAACCGCTTTATTGTATAGCGATGCTTCACGTGAAGAGGCCTATACTTTTGCTGATCTGAGCGAACAGTCGAGTCGGTTCGGGAACGTTCTCCGCAAATATGGCATAACCAAAGGGGAACGGGTGTTTATTTTTATGCCTCGAAGTCCTGAACTGTATTTTAGTCTTCTGGGTATATTGAAAGCCGGAGCCATCGCGGGCCCTTTGTTCGAAGCTTTTATGGAAACGGCAGTGAAGGATCGGCTGGAGGATAGCGGAGCAGTAGCACTCGTGACCACTCCCGAATTGCTAAAACGCATCAAACGTTCCGAATTGCCCGAGCTAAAACATATATTTATTGTGGGTGGAGGCGCGCAGACTGAGGAAGGACTCATCGATTTTGATTCAGAGATGTCTGCCGCTTCGGATGAGATGGAAGTAGAGTGGCTGAATCGTGAGGATGGTTTGCTTATTCATTATACCTCAGGCTCTACGGGTAAACCCAAAGGGGTGTACCATGTTCAAAATGCCATGATTCAGCACTATTATACAGGTAAGGTTGTTCTGGATTTACGTGAGGATGATGTGTACTGGTGTACTGCTGACCCTGGTTGGGTGACAGGCACCTCTTACGGTATCTTTGCTCCATGGCTCAACGGAGTAACCAATGTAATACGAGGCGGTCGTTTCAGTCCTCAAGATTGGTACAGTACCATCCAGAAGAACAAAGTCACGATCTGGTACAGTGCACCAACGGCCTTCCGTATGCTGATGGGAGCGGGAGAAGAGACCATCGCCCAGTTTGATCTGAGCAGTCTGCGTCATGTCATGTCTGTCGGTGAACCGCTCAATCCGGAGGTTGTTCGTTGGGGTTGGAAAGCCTATGGTCAGCGAATTCATGATACATGGTGGATGACGGAAACAGGTGCACAGCTGATCTGTAACTATCCCGGAATGCCGATCAAACCTGGCTCCATGGGACGTCCGTTGCCTGGCATCGAAGCAGCCATTATTGATGATCGCGGGCAGGAATTGCCGCCGTACAGTATGGGTAATCTGGCCATACGGGCACCTTGGCCATCCATGATGGCGAAGATCTGGAATAACCCTGTGAAATACGAGGAGTATTTCAGGCTTACGGGCTGGTATGTATCCGGTGACTCCGCTTATATGGATGAAGAAGGATATTTCTGGTTCCAGGGACGTATTGATGATGTGATTAATTCGTCAGGGGAGCGTATCGGCCCCTTTGAGGTGGAGAGCAAGCTTGTGGAGCATCCTGCGGTAGCAGAGGCGGGTGTAATCGGTAAGCCGGATGTTACACGTGGGGAGATCATCAAGGCCTTTGTGGCGCTTCGTGAAGGATATGAGGCGACACCGGAGCTGAAAGAAGAGATCTATCGTTTTGTCAAAGAGGGTCTGTCTGCCCACGCTGCTCCGCGTGAGATTGAGTTTAAGGATAAACTGCCCAAGACACGTTCCGGCAAGATCATGCGCCGTGTCCTGAAAGCCTGGGAGCTTGATCTGCCAACAGGAGATCTATCCACCATTGAAGACTAA
- a CDS encoding transglycosylase domain-containing protein, translating to MVDVNKKKPDEQPVRKRSFARRLGSFVKWMVVLGFMGALFVGGALMGYVSSIVKDEPVRSRALIEQKVSENSITGFAYFADGSPIGQLRTEEDRRPVTTDQIPQKVIDAVISIEDNHFYEHKGVDMSGTLRAVKQKVLKESVQTGGSTLTQQLARRVFLNLDRTEDRKVKEILLSLRLERFLTKDEIMTAYLNKVPFGNGSSGYNVYGIKAAAKGLFNINDLEKINIAQAAYLAGLPQLPSSYSAFNGKGDFVEENFDRAINRQHLVLRRMLELGKINQSEYDKALAFDIKSSLAPKTIKAYNTYPYLMMETERQAAQILMKQLNSDTAESTDKATDAATPQKESSALLEEAQTQLRTGGYRIYTTINKSIYKTMRTIAEDDSNFSADDPVKGKEQTAAMLINHKTGAILGMIEGRDFQDEQMNYATQMIRQPGSTMKPIAAYLPALDEGLVQPASIIDDSPIILKNGPSGYHIAKNANNRYQGLVTARRALNYSLNIPALKLFNEEVGIEKAWTFAKKLGITTIQKEDYQAQTGVLGGLQYGVTVEELTSAYGAIANKGVYNDSYMISKIVDSKGNIVYKHDTEPVQAFSEQTAYLMTDMLRTVITEGTADKVRENYKYSKSVPIVGKTGSTQNYADVWFEGYTPDVTLGVWVGYKQPVNTLESKSQRKRAQQLWSKILNEVIDTQKDLFVTNSFKKPSGIETRTVSAYSGKLPTSMTDKFVTDIFNSKFVPKDSDDGVAKAKYITYNGVNYIPRDGTPSDMLKEKTVIKRKKPISDLIKELQNAFSRMSRHESLAYYLPEDAGADMPTQIDPRTDNGKAPDAPGNVRISTSGDRAIITFNATPENDVVGYRLYRSVNGGGFQNQGQVVLTGESRSFSAYAAQGGNFAFYVTAVDVAGRESAPSATVNSAGVAPPVEEEIDEPIEVPGTVITPGETQTDNTTTTAPGTPGQVSVSALTQGLRIQWASTPDADSYTVYYSETGSAPYTKIGTTAGNTMDYGVPASTSGWFKVSASNSAGESEPSAAIHFQP from the coding sequence ATGGTTGATGTTAATAAGAAAAAGCCCGATGAACAGCCTGTACGCAAACGCAGCTTTGCCCGCAGACTGGGAAGTTTCGTCAAATGGATGGTTGTCCTTGGATTTATGGGGGCACTATTTGTAGGCGGTGCTTTGATGGGATACGTCAGTTCCATTGTGAAAGACGAGCCTGTCCGTTCAAGGGCCCTGATTGAACAAAAAGTCAGCGAAAACTCCATCACAGGCTTTGCTTACTTTGCCGACGGCAGTCCGATCGGTCAATTACGTACGGAAGAAGACAGGCGTCCGGTCACTACGGACCAGATCCCACAGAAGGTTATTGATGCTGTCATTTCGATTGAAGACAATCATTTTTACGAACATAAAGGTGTAGACATGAGTGGAACACTACGTGCCGTGAAACAGAAAGTGCTGAAAGAATCAGTACAAACCGGCGGTAGTACACTGACTCAGCAATTGGCGCGTCGTGTGTTTTTGAATCTGGATCGCACGGAAGATCGGAAAGTGAAAGAAATTTTGCTCTCACTCCGACTCGAACGTTTCCTGACCAAAGACGAGATCATGACAGCCTATCTGAACAAAGTTCCTTTTGGTAATGGTTCCAGCGGATACAACGTTTACGGAATCAAAGCGGCAGCCAAAGGATTGTTCAATATTAATGATCTAGAAAAAATCAACATCGCTCAAGCTGCTTATCTTGCTGGATTACCACAACTCCCCTCCTCTTACTCCGCTTTTAACGGTAAAGGTGATTTTGTAGAGGAGAATTTTGACCGCGCAATCAACCGTCAGCATCTGGTACTGCGCCGTATGCTTGAACTGGGCAAAATCAATCAGTCCGAGTATGACAAAGCTCTTGCTTTTGATATCAAAAGCTCACTCGCTCCGAAGACCATCAAGGCTTACAACACTTATCCATATCTTATGATGGAAACGGAACGACAAGCTGCACAGATTTTGATGAAACAGTTGAATTCCGACACAGCTGAATCTACAGACAAAGCTACGGATGCAGCCACACCTCAGAAGGAAAGCAGTGCATTATTAGAGGAAGCTCAGACGCAACTGCGGACAGGTGGATATCGGATATACACGACCATCAACAAAAGTATCTACAAAACGATGCGTACCATTGCGGAAGATGACAGCAATTTCTCAGCAGATGATCCTGTCAAAGGAAAAGAACAAACTGCTGCCATGCTGATTAATCACAAAACCGGTGCTATTCTGGGCATGATTGAGGGTCGGGATTTCCAGGACGAACAGATGAACTATGCAACGCAGATGATACGTCAGCCAGGTTCAACGATGAAACCTATTGCAGCTTATCTGCCAGCTCTGGATGAGGGTCTTGTCCAACCTGCTTCTATTATTGATGACTCACCGATCATTCTCAAAAATGGTCCGAGCGGCTACCACATTGCCAAGAATGCCAACAATCGGTATCAGGGACTGGTCACTGCCCGCAGAGCACTGAATTATTCTCTTAATATACCAGCTCTGAAGTTGTTTAATGAAGAAGTAGGGATCGAGAAAGCTTGGACCTTCGCCAAGAAACTGGGGATTACCACCATTCAGAAGGAAGACTATCAGGCTCAGACAGGTGTTCTCGGAGGTCTCCAATACGGTGTAACCGTTGAAGAATTAACCAGTGCCTATGGTGCTATCGCCAATAAGGGTGTATATAACGATTCTTACATGATTAGCAAAATTGTAGATTCCAAAGGCAACATCGTTTATAAACATGATACTGAACCTGTCCAAGCCTTCTCGGAGCAGACAGCATACCTGATGACCGATATGCTGCGGACCGTTATTACAGAAGGAACGGCAGATAAAGTACGTGAAAATTACAAATATTCCAAGAGTGTGCCAATCGTAGGTAAAACGGGTTCCACTCAAAACTACGCAGATGTCTGGTTTGAAGGTTATACACCAGATGTCACACTTGGCGTGTGGGTTGGATACAAACAGCCGGTGAATACGCTGGAAAGTAAATCACAGAGAAAACGTGCACAGCAACTGTGGTCGAAAATCCTGAACGAAGTGATCGATACGCAAAAAGATCTTTTCGTCACGAATTCGTTCAAAAAACCATCTGGCATCGAAACGCGCACGGTGTCGGCATACAGTGGCAAGTTGCCAACATCCATGACTGACAAATTTGTTACGGATATTTTCAACAGCAAGTTTGTTCCGAAGGATAGTGATGACGGTGTAGCCAAAGCCAAGTACATTACTTACAATGGTGTAAACTATATTCCGCGTGACGGAACACCTTCGGACATGTTGAAGGAAAAAACAGTAATCAAGCGTAAAAAACCAATCTCGGATCTCATCAAAGAATTGCAAAATGCATTCTCACGTATGAGTAGACATGAGTCACTTGCTTATTATCTTCCTGAAGATGCTGGTGCAGACATGCCAACACAGATTGATCCAAGGACAGATAACGGCAAAGCTCCTGATGCACCAGGCAACGTACGCATCTCAACCTCAGGTGACAGAGCTATCATTACATTTAATGCCACACCTGAAAATGATGTCGTGGGTTATCGTTTGTACCGTTCAGTAAACGGTGGAGGATTCCAGAACCAGGGTCAGGTTGTCCTGACTGGTGAATCCAGATCATTCTCTGCATATGCAGCGCAAGGCGGTAACTTCGCCTTCTATGTAACGGCAGTGGATGTTGCCGGCAGAGAGTCTGCTCCTAGCGCTACAGTAAATAGTGCTGGTGTAGCTCCTCCTGTGGAAGAAGAGATTGATGAACCAATTGAAGTTCCAGGTACAGTCATTACGCCGGGAGAAACGCAGACCGATAATACAACAACGACAGCCCCAGGCACACCTGGTCAAGTCAGCGTATCTGCCCTCACTCAAGGACTGCGCATTCAATGGGCGTCGACTCCAGACGCAGATAGTTATACTGTATATTACAGTGAAACAGGCTCGGCTCCTTACACCAAAATCGGAACAACAGCGGGAAATACCATGGATTATGGAGTACCGGCATCGACCAGTGGATGGTTCAAGGTATCTGCCAGCAACAGTGCAGGTGAATCCGAACCTTCTGCAGCGATACATTTTCAACCCTGA
- a CDS encoding GNAT family N-acetyltransferase, translated as MEHIKEHHMRSIFKSGHRITIEGPVQAEEITRLAFHPDLDAFRRPMEQQEALAEIAALPEGRIIIAHENETIIGYVTFHYADDCERWSEGNMTDLIELGAIEVADDYRSLGIGREMLLTALEDKYMENYIIFTTEYYWHWDLKGSGLNVWDYRKMMERLMETIDMTWYATDDPEICSHPANCLMVRIGSQVPITSEEQFDRVRFRHRFMY; from the coding sequence ATGGAACATATCAAAGAACATCATATGCGTTCCATCTTCAAGTCCGGCCACCGAATTACAATTGAAGGTCCCGTGCAAGCCGAGGAGATAACCCGTCTTGCCTTCCATCCAGATCTGGATGCCTTTCGGCGCCCAATGGAGCAGCAGGAAGCTCTGGCCGAGATTGCAGCATTGCCTGAAGGTCGAATTATCATTGCACACGAAAATGAAACGATTATCGGTTATGTAACCTTTCACTATGCGGATGATTGTGAACGCTGGTCCGAGGGTAATATGACTGATCTGATTGAGCTTGGGGCAATCGAGGTTGCGGACGACTATCGCTCGCTTGGCATTGGACGTGAGATGTTACTTACGGCTCTGGAAGATAAATACATGGAGAACTACATTATTTTCACCACAGAATATTATTGGCATTGGGATCTGAAGGGCAGCGGATTAAACGTATGGGATTATCGCAAAATGATGGAGAGGCTGATGGAAACGATCGACATGACCTGGTATGCAACAGACGACCCCGAAATCTGTTCACATCCTGCGAACTGTTTGATGGTACGTATCGGAAGCCAGGTGCCCATCACATCGGAAGAACAGTTTGATCGTGTACGCTTCCGCCATCGGTTCATGTACTAA
- a CDS encoding 5'-methylthioadenosine/adenosylhomocysteine nucleosidase, giving the protein MRETIGIIGAMDEEVELLLAGMKQLETVKQTGITYVAGEWLGKQIVVCKSGVGKVNAAVTTQILIDRFQVNRIIFTGVAGAVNPELNIGDMVISSVCVQHDMDVTPLGFERGVIPYQETSAFPAEASLITLAEEACKAQGANYLIGKVLSGDQFIASKDTVNMLYTEMDGACAEMEGAAVAQVCYMNRVPFVVLRGMSDKADGSAHVNFAEFTVESSQRSHRIVEYMLENM; this is encoded by the coding sequence ATGCGTGAAACGATTGGGATTATCGGAGCAATGGATGAGGAAGTTGAGCTTTTGCTGGCAGGTATGAAGCAGCTTGAGACGGTCAAACAAACCGGCATTACATACGTTGCAGGCGAGTGGCTGGGTAAGCAAATTGTCGTGTGCAAATCCGGCGTAGGTAAAGTAAATGCAGCGGTTACAACGCAGATCTTGATTGATCGTTTTCAGGTTAATCGCATTATCTTCACAGGTGTTGCGGGTGCAGTTAACCCGGAGCTGAACATCGGAGATATGGTTATATCGTCTGTATGTGTTCAGCACGACATGGATGTAACGCCACTGGGGTTCGAACGCGGGGTTATTCCTTACCAAGAGACATCTGCATTCCCTGCCGAGGCTTCGCTTATTACATTGGCTGAAGAAGCGTGTAAAGCACAGGGAGCCAATTACCTGATCGGTAAAGTGTTATCTGGAGACCAATTTATTGCAAGTAAAGATACGGTTAACATGTTATATACTGAAATGGACGGTGCATGTGCCGAGATGGAAGGGGCAGCAGTTGCTCAGGTCTGTTACATGAATCGAGTACCATTTGTTGTCCTGCGTGGGATGTCAGATAAAGCGGATGGTTCGGCGCATGTTAATTTTGCTGAATTTACCGTGGAATCTTCTCAGCGTTCACATCGTATTGTGGAGTATATGTTAGAAAATATGTAA
- the ccpA gene encoding catabolite control protein A, whose translation MTVTIYDVAREAGVSMATVSRVVNNNPNVKPQTRKKVYEAIERLGYRPNAVARGLASKKTTTVGVVIPDISNSTFAEIARGIEDIANMYHYNIILCNADKKKEKEIRVINTLLEKQVDGLLFMGGTVTDEHIQAFQSAAVPIVLCATSDEKGTFPSVDIDHEAAAFDAVNTLIRHGHKEIAMISGTLQDPANGYARFQGYKKALEAAGIEYQEDLVRIGNYRYESGVEAMKYFLGLKKKPSAIFAATDEMAIGAIHSIQDDGLKVPDDFSIISVDNIRMASMVRPQLTTVAQPMYDLGAVAMRLLTKLMKKENVENPRVILPHETILRLSVSHADVV comes from the coding sequence GTGACGGTAACCATTTATGATGTGGCACGTGAAGCTGGAGTGTCTATGGCAACGGTATCACGGGTAGTTAATAATAACCCTAATGTCAAACCGCAAACGCGGAAAAAAGTATATGAAGCCATCGAACGGTTGGGATATCGTCCGAATGCGGTAGCCAGAGGTCTGGCAAGCAAGAAGACAACCACGGTCGGGGTCGTTATTCCGGATATTTCGAACTCAACCTTCGCGGAGATTGCCCGCGGAATTGAAGATATTGCGAATATGTATCACTACAATATTATTTTGTGTAATGCAGACAAGAAGAAAGAAAAAGAAATTCGTGTTATTAACACGTTGCTCGAAAAACAAGTAGACGGACTGCTCTTCATGGGCGGAACAGTAACGGACGAACACATTCAGGCGTTCCAGTCTGCGGCTGTGCCGATCGTACTTTGTGCAACAAGTGATGAGAAGGGCACATTCCCTTCAGTGGATATTGACCATGAGGCGGCTGCGTTTGACGCGGTAAACACCCTGATTCGTCATGGCCACAAGGAAATTGCGATGATCAGTGGTACACTGCAAGATCCGGCGAATGGGTATGCCCGTTTCCAAGGATACAAAAAAGCACTGGAAGCAGCGGGGATTGAATACCAGGAGGATCTTGTTCGAATCGGTAACTATCGATATGAATCCGGTGTGGAAGCAATGAAATATTTCCTTGGACTCAAGAAAAAACCATCAGCTATCTTTGCTGCTACAGATGAAATGGCCATTGGTGCCATTCACAGCATTCAGGATGACGGTCTGAAAGTACCGGATGACTTCTCCATTATTAGTGTGGATAACATCCGTATGGCTTCCATGGTGCGTCCTCAGTTGACAACAGTGGCTCAGCCAATGTACGACCTTGGCGCAGTAGCGATGCGTTTGCTGACCAAGTTGATGAAGAAAGAAAATGTGGAGAACCCACGGGTCATTTTGCCGCATGAAACGATTCTTCGTCTGTCTGTAAGTCACGCAGATGTAGTTTAA
- the ptsP gene encoding phosphoenolpyruvate--protein phosphotransferase, which produces MKIQGINGAAGIAIGKAFVLPSWEWDLPDQKMDSVDLAQEFERLYEGIRTSKDEIEYIKNEFKEVVGPEESSIFDAHLAILEDPVFMNEIRGIIERQYKAAEVAVKEAIDHFVTMFDLLEDEYMKERAIDIKDVGNRLLKHLLGAPEITLPSDTQPYVLVAKELSPSQLAHLNPTHVLGIVTLIGGKTSHSAIMARALGIPLVSGLEASLGMPVETGDMLVVDGDNGLVFTDPDRKTIERYTMLRSKQLKKKEQLQVLATVDAVTKDGAVLHLASNISSVKELDLALKQGAKGVGLFRTEFLYMDRATFPGEQEQYEVYRLVAEKTAGQSVVIRTLDIGGDKQLDYFELPEEDNPFLGYRAIRISLDRKDLFKTQLTAILRASAAGNVKIMYPMISSVEELQQANEILREAMSDLDERGLSYDPHIQVGIMIEVPAAVMIADLLAEEADFFSIGTNDLVQYVLAVDRMNEQIAHMYHPYHPAVLRMLRATADAAHTAGIDVSVCGEMAGDERAIPLWLELGIRHLSMSPQSLLRVKHRVLNTTASAAKEEARKCFALRTSGDIEERLQVFNDSTGSPDEQSGSNAS; this is translated from the coding sequence ATGAAGATACAAGGCATCAACGGAGCTGCAGGCATAGCCATCGGCAAAGCATTTGTCCTGCCCAGTTGGGAATGGGATCTGCCGGATCAGAAGATGGATTCGGTGGATCTCGCCCAAGAGTTCGAACGGCTGTATGAGGGCATACGGACATCAAAGGATGAGATCGAATATATCAAAAATGAGTTCAAGGAAGTTGTTGGTCCAGAGGAGTCCAGTATCTTTGATGCACATCTGGCCATCTTGGAAGATCCGGTATTCATGAACGAAATTCGCGGCATTATCGAGCGTCAATATAAGGCAGCAGAAGTGGCGGTCAAAGAAGCCATAGACCATTTTGTCACGATGTTTGACTTGCTGGAAGACGAGTATATGAAGGAGCGGGCCATTGACATCAAGGATGTGGGTAACCGTCTGCTCAAGCATTTGCTCGGTGCACCGGAGATTACACTTCCTTCGGATACCCAGCCGTATGTACTCGTTGCCAAAGAACTGTCGCCATCTCAACTGGCGCATCTGAATCCCACCCATGTACTAGGCATTGTGACCTTGATTGGCGGGAAAACATCACATTCTGCGATTATGGCTCGTGCCCTTGGCATTCCTCTCGTTTCCGGTCTGGAAGCGAGTCTTGGCATGCCGGTAGAGACAGGGGATATGCTTGTGGTGGATGGTGACAATGGCTTGGTATTTACAGACCCGGATCGCAAGACAATTGAACGGTATACCATGCTTCGCAGCAAACAACTGAAGAAAAAGGAACAACTTCAAGTCCTTGCTACCGTGGATGCTGTAACCAAAGATGGGGCCGTTTTGCACTTGGCTTCCAATATCAGTTCGGTGAAGGAATTGGACCTTGCTTTGAAACAAGGAGCCAAAGGTGTGGGCTTGTTCCGAACAGAATTCTTGTACATGGACCGTGCGACTTTCCCGGGTGAGCAAGAACAGTATGAGGTGTACCGCCTTGTGGCAGAGAAAACAGCAGGACAATCCGTTGTTATTCGTACACTGGATATCGGTGGTGACAAGCAACTCGATTACTTTGAATTGCCGGAGGAAGACAATCCGTTTCTGGGTTACCGAGCTATTCGGATTAGTCTCGACCGCAAGGATCTGTTCAAAACACAACTTACAGCCATTCTGCGTGCCAGCGCTGCTGGAAATGTCAAAATCATGTACCCGATGATCTCTTCGGTGGAAGAACTTCAGCAGGCCAATGAGATTCTTCGTGAGGCGATGTCCGATCTGGACGAGCGCGGATTATCCTACGACCCTCATATTCAGGTGGGAATTATGATTGAAGTTCCTGCAGCGGTGATGATTGCTGATCTGCTCGCAGAGGAAGCTGATTTCTTCAGTATTGGTACGAACGACCTGGTTCAATATGTACTGGCAGTAGATCGAATGAATGAGCAGATTGCTCATATGTATCACCCCTATCATCCGGCTGTTCTGCGGATGCTTCGTGCGACAGCAGATGCGGCTCATACGGCTGGAATTGATGTCAGTGTGTGCGGAGAGATGGCAGGGGACGAACGTGCTATTCCGCTTTGGTTGGAGCTTGGCATTCGCCACTTGAGTATGTCTCCACAATCTCTGTTACGTGTGAAGCACAGAGTGCTGAACACAACAGCATCGGCTGCCAAAGAAGAAGCGCGAAAATGCTTCGCCTTACGGACGAGCGGAGATATTGAGGAGCGATTGCAAGTCTTTAATGACTCCACGGGAAGTCCAGATGAACAAAGTGGTTCGAACGCATCGTGA
- the ytxJ gene encoding bacillithiol system redox-active protein YtxJ has protein sequence MADMTKMTSIEQLNSALEATKDQPLLLFKHSTRCPISSNAYQEMNDYLLNNANEQVKYGIIYVVEDRPVSNEVADKLGVKHESPQAILIKKGIPVWHTSHSDITRTTLTNVLSES, from the coding sequence ATGGCTGACATGACTAAAATGACAAGTATTGAACAGCTAAACTCCGCATTGGAGGCTACCAAGGATCAACCCTTGCTTCTGTTTAAGCATAGCACGCGCTGTCCGATCAGCTCAAACGCTTATCAGGAGATGAACGATTATTTGCTTAACAATGCCAATGAACAAGTGAAATATGGCATCATCTATGTTGTGGAAGATCGCCCGGTATCCAATGAAGTAGCAGATAAGCTGGGTGTTAAGCACGAATCTCCACAGGCGATCCTGATCAAAAAGGGAATTCCTGTATGGCATACTTCCCATTCAGATATTACTAGAACCACACTTACGAATGTTTTGAGTGAGTCCTAA